ATCGCCTGCTGCTCGCGCGCGGCCATCAGCCACAGCACGAGGAACAGCGACAGCAGGGCCAGGCAAAAGTCGGCGAACGCTACTTTCCAGGCGCCGCCATGGCCATCGTCGTCATGCTTGCGGCCGGCACGCTTGATGATGGCCTGTTCATGTTTCTCATGCGGCTTTAGCACGGCGGCCTCCCCGGCCTTGGCCTTGCTCTTGTTCGGCGCCGCCATCTTCCAGCGCATTGATCCAGCTTTCCAGCTGTGCGAAGCTCGGTTTGATGTTCAGCTGCACCAGGCGGCGGCCCGCATCGATGGCCAGCAGGGGCGGCTTGCCCGCCACGTGCGTGACCAGCACGACCTTCACGCATTCCATGGTCGAGCCTTCCTCGCCCACCAGCTGTTTCATCATGTTGCACATCGGATCGAGCACGCCGTAGCAAAAGAAGATGCCGATGAAGGTACCGACCATGGCAGCGCCCACTTTTTCCGAAATTTCCGCCGCATCCGCGCCGTCGGCCACGGAATTCATGGCCATCACGATGCCGAGCACGGCGGCCAGAATACCGAAGCCGGGCATGGCTTCGGCGATCTTGTGCAGGGACTTCGACGGCTGCAGCAATTCGTCGTGGATGGCTTCGAGTTCCTGCTCCAGCACGCCTTCGAGTTCATGCGCGTTGATCTTGCCCATCGCCATCAAACGGAAGTTGTCGACGATAAAGGCCAGCAGCTTCGGCTCTTCCAGCACCAGCGGATAGCGCTGGAACAGGGCGCTTTCGCGCGGCGCCTCGACGTGGGCGTCCAGCGCCTTCAGGCCGCCGGCGGCCGTTTGCAGCAGTTCATACATCAGCAGCAGCAACTGGCGCTGGAATTCCGAGCCTTGCTTCTTGTGCGTGACGATCTTGCGCATCTGGTGCAGCATTTCACCGAGTACATGCTTCGGGTTGCCCAGCACCAGGGCGCCGACGGCGGCGCCGATGATGATGATCAACTCGACCGGTTGCCAGATCGCGTGGACGGTGCCGCCCATCAGGGCGAAGCCTCCGAATACACACCCCATCACGATTAAGATACCGATAATTACCATGTCAACTGCCTTTCTGCGTCATTGTGCTGCGTCAATTTGATGGATAGTGCTGAAACTTATGCGTCTTGCAGCATGGCTTTCATCTTGCCCAGCGCC
This window of the Janthinobacterium agaricidamnosum genome carries:
- the motA gene encoding flagellar motor stator protein MotA; the encoded protein is MVIIGILIVMGCVFGGFALMGGTVHAIWQPVELIIIIGAAVGALVLGNPKHVLGEMLHQMRKIVTHKKQGSEFQRQLLLLMYELLQTAAGGLKALDAHVEAPRESALFQRYPLVLEEPKLLAFIVDNFRLMAMGKINAHELEGVLEQELEAIHDELLQPSKSLHKIAEAMPGFGILAAVLGIVMAMNSVADGADAAEISEKVGAAMVGTFIGIFFCYGVLDPMCNMMKQLVGEEGSTMECVKVVLVTHVAGKPPLLAIDAGRRLVQLNIKPSFAQLESWINALEDGGAEQEQGQGRGGRRAKAA